A genomic region of Desulfosarcina ovata subsp. ovata contains the following coding sequences:
- a CDS encoding TRAP transporter large permease, with translation MSPTMAGIAGLVLLFVLIFTKMPVGFLMALLGVSGFGYLVSADAALSLAAKDLLDVFGSYNLTVIPLFILMGQIAFHSGISSRLFKVAYTFIGHWPGGMAVATLGACTGFSAICGSTNATAATMAAVTLPEMKKYHYHDSLATGVVAAGGSLGILIPPSVVFIIYGIMTEQSIGELFMAGIVPGILLTVLFVLAVVIWSSLKPELAPRGPRTTLKEKMASLSGLLETLLLFAMVMGGLFFGIFTPTEAGAIGAMGTLIIAAVRRNITFRGLIQALSETTRISCMVLVIVAGATIFGHFLAITRIPFDVANWVTGFNLPASVVMALIIVVYLLGGCFIDSLALIMLTVPIFYPVIVSMGFDPMWFGVIIVLVTQIGVITPPVGVNVYVVSGVARTVPLETIFKGVIPMLVALILGVGIMIPFPQIALFLPGLMK, from the coding sequence ATGAGCCCCACCATGGCCGGCATTGCCGGCCTCGTTTTGTTGTTCGTCCTGATTTTCACAAAAATGCCCGTCGGTTTTCTGATGGCCCTTCTGGGCGTCAGCGGTTTTGGTTATCTGGTATCCGCTGACGCGGCGCTCAGTCTCGCGGCCAAGGACCTGCTCGATGTTTTCGGATCCTACAACCTGACGGTGATTCCGCTTTTTATCCTCATGGGCCAAATCGCCTTCCATTCCGGGATCAGCAGCCGGCTGTTCAAGGTGGCTTACACCTTCATCGGTCATTGGCCCGGTGGGATGGCCGTTGCCACTCTGGGTGCCTGCACCGGTTTTTCGGCCATCTGCGGTTCCACCAATGCCACGGCGGCAACCATGGCGGCGGTAACCCTGCCGGAAATGAAAAAATATCACTACCACGACAGCCTGGCCACGGGTGTGGTGGCGGCCGGTGGCAGCCTGGGCATCCTCATTCCGCCCAGCGTGGTGTTCATTATTTATGGGATCATGACCGAACAATCCATCGGGGAGCTGTTCATGGCCGGTATTGTTCCGGGGATCCTGCTGACGGTGCTGTTTGTTCTGGCGGTGGTGATCTGGTCCAGCCTGAAACCGGAACTGGCCCCCAGGGGCCCCCGGACCACCCTCAAAGAGAAAATGGCCTCCCTTTCCGGACTCCTGGAAACCCTGCTGCTCTTCGCCATGGTCATGGGCGGACTTTTTTTCGGGATTTTTACGCCGACCGAAGCCGGTGCCATCGGTGCCATGGGTACCCTTATCATCGCCGCTGTCAGGCGCAACATTACCTTTCGGGGGCTTATCCAGGCCCTTTCCGAAACCACACGGATCTCATGCATGGTGCTGGTCATTGTGGCCGGTGCCACAATCTTCGGCCATTTTCTGGCCATTACGCGAATCCCTTTCGACGTGGCCAACTGGGTTACCGGTTTCAACCTGCCCGCCTCTGTCGTGATGGCTTTGATCATTGTCGTCTACCTGCTGGGCGGGTGCTTTATCGATTCCCTGGCCCTTATCATGCTGACCGTTCCTATTTTCTATCCGGTGATCGTTTCCATGGGATTCGATCCCATGTGGTTTGGCGTAATTATTGTTCTGGTCACTCAGATCGGTGTCATTACCCCGCCGGTCGGCGTCAATGTATACGTGGTCAGCGGGGTGGCGCGCACAGTCCCCCTGGAAACCATTTTTAAAGGCGTTATCCCCATGCTGGTGGCCCTGATCCTTGGTGTGGGGATCATGATCCCCTTCCCCCAGATTGCGCTTTTCCTGCCGGGATTGATGAAATAA
- a CDS encoding TRAP transporter small permease, whose amino-acid sequence MNRIEQVVERLAAFFNGIAMIAVVAMMTLTCLDVLLRLFRHPIPGAYEVVGMLGAIFISFSLARTSVDQGHIAVDFLVQRLSRRLRYAVEALNAGICALLFSVICRQCILFARDLKASGEVSMTLQMPVHPFVYGIAAGCAMLAIVLYVNCAVWSLKAINPVTARNPECT is encoded by the coding sequence GTGAACCGGATTGAACAGGTGGTAGAACGGCTGGCCGCTTTTTTCAATGGCATCGCCATGATCGCCGTGGTGGCGATGATGACACTGACCTGTCTGGATGTGCTGTTGCGCCTTTTCCGTCACCCCATTCCGGGGGCCTACGAAGTGGTGGGCATGCTGGGGGCGATTTTTATCTCCTTCTCCCTGGCGCGGACTTCTGTGGATCAGGGGCATATCGCGGTTGATTTTCTCGTCCAACGGCTCTCCCGCAGACTACGTTATGCGGTTGAAGCCCTCAACGCCGGTATCTGCGCCCTGCTTTTTTCGGTGATCTGCCGCCAATGCATCCTTTTCGCCCGGGACCTGAAGGCCAGCGGGGAAGTCTCCATGACCCTGCAGATGCCGGTTCATCCGTTTGTTTATGGGATCGCCGCGGGATGTGCCATGCTGGCGATCGTCCTTTACGTGAATTGTGCGGTCTGGTCCCTTAAAGCGATAAATCCTGTTACGGCAAGGAATCCTGAGTGCACCTAA
- a CDS encoding TRAP transporter substrate-binding protein, protein MNPFRLFVLSLMLSFLASLGMLSAANAAKSIHLTYSIFFPSTHGQCLAGMAWAEEIERLTGGKVKITVFPGGTLTKANQCYDGVVKGISDIGMSCFAYTRGRFLVMEALDLPLGYPDGMTATRVANTFYNQFKPNEMDDVKVLYLHAHGPGLLHTRKPVSTLADLSSLKIRSTGLSAKVVEALGGVPVAMPQGATYESLQKGVVEGTFGPIEVLKGWRQAEVIKYTTDCHNVGYTTAMFVVMNRSKWDSLDPEIQNIFDTTSRKWIDVHGKRWDQNDQEGRDYSVSLGNAVLPLSKEESHAWKEKVRPIIDDYIVAATDKGLDGRMYVEMLTKAVGGQN, encoded by the coding sequence ATGAATCCCTTTCGCCTGTTCGTCCTGAGCCTGATGTTGTCTTTCCTTGCCTCCCTCGGCATGCTTTCGGCTGCCAATGCGGCAAAATCGATCCATTTGACGTACAGTATTTTCTTTCCGTCTACCCATGGTCAATGTCTGGCTGGAATGGCGTGGGCCGAAGAGATCGAACGCCTTACCGGCGGTAAGGTCAAAATCACCGTTTTTCCGGGAGGCACGCTCACCAAGGCCAATCAATGTTATGATGGTGTGGTCAAGGGGATTTCCGATATCGGCATGTCCTGTTTCGCCTATACCCGCGGACGATTCCTGGTAATGGAAGCGCTGGACCTGCCGTTGGGATATCCAGACGGCATGACCGCCACACGTGTGGCCAATACGTTTTACAACCAGTTCAAACCAAACGAAATGGATGACGTCAAGGTCCTTTATCTTCACGCCCACGGTCCCGGCTTGCTGCATACCCGCAAGCCGGTCAGCACCCTGGCCGATCTGTCCAGTTTGAAAATTCGCTCCACAGGCCTCAGCGCGAAAGTCGTTGAAGCCCTTGGCGGCGTTCCCGTGGCCATGCCCCAGGGCGCCACCTATGAATCCCTTCAGAAAGGCGTGGTTGAAGGAACATTCGGCCCCATCGAGGTTCTCAAGGGCTGGCGCCAGGCCGAAGTGATCAAGTATACCACCGACTGCCATAACGTGGGCTATACCACCGCCATGTTTGTCGTCATGAACCGATCCAAATGGGATTCCCTGGATCCGGAAATTCAGAATATTTTCGACACTACCAGCCGGAAATGGATCGATGTGCATGGAAAACGCTGGGACCAGAATGATCAGGAAGGCCGTGATTATTCGGTCAGCCTGGGCAACGCGGTCCTGCCCCTAAGCAAGGAAGAGAGCCATGCCTGGAAAGAAAAAGTACGCCCCATTATCGATGATTACATCGTTGCTGCAACGGACAAAGGCCTGGATGGTCGCATGTATGTCGAGATGCTGACAAAGGCGGTCGGGGGTCAGAACTGA
- a CDS encoding sigma 54-interacting transcriptional regulator has product MNPSCKLNLLFQDRVGVVADISSRLADRAMNIVSMEVERKNELADIYLEVDPGSCAISSQDILETLSGLDGLQSIRAIQTLPNENRQNTFHTVLDNISDGIVSIDEHGRITTINQLARTILNCGDKDLIGRRFDAAVGTETALLQCLDGKPYTRLRRSVSTDKGKFEFFTSARPIVDSSGRIIGAVEIMKDLKAIKAMVEEVVQPEKISFDAFVGNTVSVKQVIAFARKIASTDSIVSIRGESGTGKELFARAIHTESMRSGPFIPVNCAAIPDTLLESELFGYESGAFTGAEKNGRTGLFEQASGGTLFLDEIGELPPGPQAKILRAIQEKQIRRIGGTNQIDVDARIITATNRNLEQLVEKGAFRQDLYYRINVLPIHLPPLKNRPDDIPILAEHFLFQINCKLGGALQRLSEDAIQKLVHHHWPGNVRELKNVIERAAILCDQSVIGTESILFGFELAVHPAATVDGMASSVGSGHLSRQLADLERRIIKNALASAKSIRQAAIRLGISHTALRNKIRKHGL; this is encoded by the coding sequence TTGAATCCGTCTTGCAAACTGAATCTGCTTTTTCAGGATCGTGTCGGTGTCGTGGCCGATATCTCCAGTCGTCTCGCCGATCGAGCGATGAACATCGTTTCCATGGAGGTGGAACGGAAAAACGAGCTGGCCGATATTTACCTGGAGGTGGATCCGGGTTCTTGTGCCATCTCCAGTCAGGATATCCTGGAAACCCTTTCCGGTCTGGACGGTCTGCAATCCATTCGAGCCATTCAGACCCTGCCCAACGAAAACCGCCAGAACACTTTCCATACGGTACTGGACAACATCAGTGACGGCATCGTTTCCATTGACGAGCACGGCAGAATCACCACCATCAATCAATTGGCCCGCACCATATTAAACTGTGGAGACAAAGATTTGATCGGCCGGCGATTCGATGCCGCGGTGGGTACAGAAACGGCACTGCTGCAATGCCTGGACGGAAAACCGTATACCCGCCTCAGGCGAAGCGTCTCCACAGATAAAGGGAAATTCGAATTTTTCACCAGTGCCCGCCCGATCGTCGATTCCAGCGGCCGAATTATTGGTGCGGTGGAAATCATGAAAGACCTCAAAGCGATCAAGGCCATGGTGGAAGAGGTCGTCCAACCGGAAAAGATATCCTTTGACGCCTTCGTGGGCAACACCGTTTCGGTCAAGCAGGTCATCGCCTTTGCCCGGAAAATCGCTTCCACCGATTCCATCGTATCCATCCGTGGCGAAAGTGGTACCGGCAAGGAACTGTTCGCCCGGGCAATCCATACCGAAAGCATGCGTAGCGGCCCTTTTATCCCCGTCAACTGCGCGGCCATTCCCGACACACTGCTGGAAAGCGAGTTGTTCGGTTATGAAAGCGGTGCCTTTACCGGTGCGGAAAAAAACGGCCGAACCGGTCTGTTCGAACAGGCCAGCGGCGGCACCCTGTTTCTCGATGAGATCGGTGAACTTCCGCCAGGCCCGCAAGCCAAAATCCTGCGTGCCATTCAGGAAAAGCAGATCCGCCGGATCGGGGGGACAAACCAGATCGATGTCGATGCTCGCATCATCACCGCCACCAACCGCAACCTTGAGCAACTGGTGGAAAAGGGGGCATTCCGGCAGGATCTTTACTATCGCATCAACGTTTTGCCCATCCATTTGCCGCCACTGAAAAACCGGCCTGACGATATTCCGATTCTGGCCGAACACTTTCTCTTTCAAATCAACTGCAAACTGGGCGGCGCCCTCCAGCGACTATCTGAAGATGCGATACAGAAACTGGTCCATCACCACTGGCCGGGCAATGTCAGAGAACTGAAAAACGTGATCGAACGGGCCGCCATTTTGTGCGACCAGTCGGTGATCGGTACGGAATCGATTCTTTTCGGATTTGAGTTGGCGGTGCATCCGGCCGCTACCGTCGATGGTATGGCATCCTCTGTCGGCAGCGGCCATCTGTCCCGTCAGCTGGCGGACCTGGAACGACGGATCATCAAAAACGCCCTGGCTTCGGCAAAAAGTATTCGTCAAGCTGCGATCCGGCTGGGAATCTCCCACACCGCCCTGCGTAACAAGATCAGAAAACACGGCCTCTGA
- a CDS encoding lytic transglycosylase domain-containing protein: MHRLFILCALTLIGLPFLSAGVAAQEESEPLLSALLLETPVMLCGEPVPVEDPQVVERYEKEKLLSVGDRAQVILWLKRTGRYFPHIETVLKEKGLPDDIKYLAIVESALRVHAGSSKGAMGVWQLMPQTARKYGLTVNSRFDERRNFYRSTEAALDYLKALYERFGSWSLSLAAYNMGEEGLEAQILEQGTSDYYRLYLPLETQRFVFRLLAIKHIVEAPEKYGFHLSANDYYPPEIFSVVTVQAMGDLPVRLIAKAAQTDFKTIKDLNPELRGYYLAAGTRRFHVPENGKAGFNDRLARLIEADKKVYDQRIYMVRKGDSLSGIAEKFDVPLAALLIWNRIGLRDVIHPGQHLVISPPTDVSRPASGGADAEEKE, encoded by the coding sequence ATGCATCGTCTTTTTATTTTGTGTGCCCTGACCCTGATCGGGTTGCCTTTTTTATCCGCCGGCGTGGCGGCACAGGAGGAATCGGAGCCACTGCTGAGTGCGCTGTTACTGGAAACGCCGGTCATGCTTTGCGGCGAACCGGTTCCGGTGGAGGACCCGCAGGTGGTCGAGCGCTACGAAAAAGAGAAGCTCCTTTCGGTGGGGGACCGCGCTCAGGTGATCCTTTGGCTGAAACGCACCGGGCGGTACTTCCCCCACATCGAGACGGTTCTCAAAGAAAAAGGACTTCCCGATGACATCAAGTATCTGGCCATTGTGGAAAGTGCCCTGCGGGTGCATGCCGGGTCGAGCAAAGGGGCCATGGGCGTCTGGCAGTTGATGCCACAGACCGCCAGGAAATACGGATTGACGGTCAATTCGCGGTTCGATGAGCGCAGAAATTTCTACCGGAGCACGGAGGCGGCCCTGGACTACCTGAAGGCGCTTTACGAACGGTTTGGCTCCTGGAGTCTCTCCCTGGCGGCTTACAACATGGGGGAGGAAGGGTTGGAGGCCCAGATTCTGGAGCAGGGTACGAGTGACTATTACCGGCTCTACCTGCCGTTGGAAACCCAGCGTTTTGTGTTTCGTCTCCTGGCCATCAAACATATCGTCGAGGCGCCGGAAAAATACGGTTTTCACCTGTCGGCAAACGATTATTACCCGCCGGAGATTTTTTCGGTGGTAACGGTGCAGGCCATGGGGGATCTGCCCGTACGTCTTATCGCCAAGGCCGCCCAAACGGATTTTAAAACCATCAAAGACCTGAATCCGGAGTTGAGGGGATATTATCTGGCCGCCGGGACACGCCGGTTTCATGTTCCCGAAAACGGGAAAGCCGGGTTTAACGACCGGCTGGCCCGTTTGATCGAAGCGGATAAAAAGGTTTACGACCAGCGCATTTACATGGTCCGCAAAGGTGACAGTCTTTCGGGGATCGCCGAAAAGTTCGACGTCCCTTTGGCGGCCTTGCTGATCTGGAACCGCATCGGTCTGCGCGATGTCATCCATCCCGGGCAGCACCTGGTCATTTCTCCCCCGACAGACGTCTCC